One genomic window of Polyodon spathula isolate WHYD16114869_AA unplaced genomic scaffold, ASM1765450v1 scaffolds_1585, whole genome shotgun sequence includes the following:
- the hjv gene encoding hemojuvelin isoform X1: protein MLQALEQQCELSSAGRAEAGDAELLFPAWTGMGTAPASSNNTLQTKRRAVAWRLLLTLLFVKQASAQCRILRCNSEFVAATLNLEGGAGGEARYCSSLRSYALCTRRTSRACRGDLAYHSAAQGIEDLMIQHRCPKTGPTSRPRPQAPLSSHDGPPAGDSCNYNRSFYFREGRLPSYFHCGVFGDPHIRTFQDDFQTCRVKGAWPLIDNNYLYVQVTSAHVAKGSNATALTEITIIFKNFKECIDQRIYQAEINNVPAAFNDGSTNGGNRRGGNSLTIGGQPYGQHIEIRAVYIGTTIIVRQSGGFLAFSIRTPQEVAHSFPEEQDLQLCLSGCPSSHRLPRYPPLSSASSLQAAKLKCGSELPKEDIYFQACVFDVVTTGDTNVTRTFAEALEDARTLIPDVERLHLYASSTSKFSIALPTLWLIFFLVTAHL from the exons ATGTTGCAAGCGCTGGAGCAGCAG TGCGAGCTGAGCAGCGCTGGCAGGGCAGAGGCAGGAGACGCGGAGCTACTGTTCCCTGCATGGACTGGAATGGGGACGGCACCTGCCTCCAGTAACAACACACTGCAAACCAAGAGAAGAGCCGTCGCCTGGAGACTGCTGCTCACCCTCCTCTTCGTCAAGCAAG CGTCAGCGCAGTGCAGGATCCTGCGATGTAACTCAGAGTTTGTTGCCGCCACGCTCAACCTGGAGGGCGGGGCGGGGGGCGAGGCCCGCTACTGCAGCTCCCTGCGCTCGTACGCCCTCTGCACCCGCCGGACTTCCCGTGCCTGCCGGGGAGACCTAGCCTACCACTCTGCGGCTCAGGGCATCGAGGACCTCATGATCCAGCACCGCTGCCCCAAGACCGGGCCCACCTCCCGACCAAGGCCCCAGGCTCCGCTTTCCAGCCACGACGGGCCCCCAGCAGGGGACAGCTGCAATTACAACAGGAGCTTCTACTTCCGCGAGGGCCGGCTGCCTTCCTATTTCCACTGTGGGGTCTTTGGGGACCCCCATATCAGGACCTTCCAGGATGACTTCCAGACCTGCAGAGTCAAAGGCGCCTGGCCCCTCATAGATAACAACTATCTGTACGTGCAGGTCACCAGTGCCCACGTGGCGAAGGGGTCCAATGCCACGGCACTCACTGAG ATCACCATCATCTTCAAGAACTTCAAGGAGTGCATCGACCAGCGGATCTACCAGGCGGAGATCAACAATGTCCCTGCGGCCTTTAACGATGGGTCGACCAACGGGGGCAATCGGAGGGGCGGAAACAGCCTGACCATCGGGGGTCAGCCTTACGGACAGCACATCGAGATCCGGGCGGTCTACATCGGGACTACCATCATAGTGCGGCAGAGTGGGGGCTTCCTCGCCTTCTCCATCCGCACGCCCCAGGAGGTGGCCCACTCCTTCCCCGAGGAACAGGACCTCCAGCTCTGCTTGAGCGGCTGTCCCTCTTCCCACAGGCTTCCCCGCTACCCACCGCTATCTTCTGCGTCAAGCCTGCAGGCGGCCAAGCTGAAGTGTGGCAGCGAGCTGCCCAAAGAGGACATTTATTTCCAGGCGTGCGTTTTCGACGTGGTGACCACCGGGGACACAAATGTCACGAGGACCTTTGCCGAAGCTTTGGAGGATGCAAGGACATTGATCCCCGACGTGGAGCGATTGCACCTTTATGCAAGTTCCACGAGCAAGTTCTCCATCGCTCTCCCCACGCTTTGGTTAATCTTCTTCTTAGTCACAGCACATCTTTAA
- the hjv gene encoding hemojuvelin isoform X2, which translates to MGTAPASSNNTLQTKRRAVAWRLLLTLLFVKQASAQCRILRCNSEFVAATLNLEGGAGGEARYCSSLRSYALCTRRTSRACRGDLAYHSAAQGIEDLMIQHRCPKTGPTSRPRPQAPLSSHDGPPAGDSCNYNRSFYFREGRLPSYFHCGVFGDPHIRTFQDDFQTCRVKGAWPLIDNNYLYVQVTSAHVAKGSNATALTEITIIFKNFKECIDQRIYQAEINNVPAAFNDGSTNGGNRRGGNSLTIGGQPYGQHIEIRAVYIGTTIIVRQSGGFLAFSIRTPQEVAHSFPEEQDLQLCLSGCPSSHRLPRYPPLSSASSLQAAKLKCGSELPKEDIYFQACVFDVVTTGDTNVTRTFAEALEDARTLIPDVERLHLYASSTSKFSIALPTLWLIFFLVTAHL; encoded by the exons ATGGGGACGGCACCTGCCTCCAGTAACAACACACTGCAAACCAAGAGAAGAGCCGTCGCCTGGAGACTGCTGCTCACCCTCCTCTTCGTCAAGCAAG CGTCAGCGCAGTGCAGGATCCTGCGATGTAACTCAGAGTTTGTTGCCGCCACGCTCAACCTGGAGGGCGGGGCGGGGGGCGAGGCCCGCTACTGCAGCTCCCTGCGCTCGTACGCCCTCTGCACCCGCCGGACTTCCCGTGCCTGCCGGGGAGACCTAGCCTACCACTCTGCGGCTCAGGGCATCGAGGACCTCATGATCCAGCACCGCTGCCCCAAGACCGGGCCCACCTCCCGACCAAGGCCCCAGGCTCCGCTTTCCAGCCACGACGGGCCCCCAGCAGGGGACAGCTGCAATTACAACAGGAGCTTCTACTTCCGCGAGGGCCGGCTGCCTTCCTATTTCCACTGTGGGGTCTTTGGGGACCCCCATATCAGGACCTTCCAGGATGACTTCCAGACCTGCAGAGTCAAAGGCGCCTGGCCCCTCATAGATAACAACTATCTGTACGTGCAGGTCACCAGTGCCCACGTGGCGAAGGGGTCCAATGCCACGGCACTCACTGAG ATCACCATCATCTTCAAGAACTTCAAGGAGTGCATCGACCAGCGGATCTACCAGGCGGAGATCAACAATGTCCCTGCGGCCTTTAACGATGGGTCGACCAACGGGGGCAATCGGAGGGGCGGAAACAGCCTGACCATCGGGGGTCAGCCTTACGGACAGCACATCGAGATCCGGGCGGTCTACATCGGGACTACCATCATAGTGCGGCAGAGTGGGGGCTTCCTCGCCTTCTCCATCCGCACGCCCCAGGAGGTGGCCCACTCCTTCCCCGAGGAACAGGACCTCCAGCTCTGCTTGAGCGGCTGTCCCTCTTCCCACAGGCTTCCCCGCTACCCACCGCTATCTTCTGCGTCAAGCCTGCAGGCGGCCAAGCTGAAGTGTGGCAGCGAGCTGCCCAAAGAGGACATTTATTTCCAGGCGTGCGTTTTCGACGTGGTGACCACCGGGGACACAAATGTCACGAGGACCTTTGCCGAAGCTTTGGAGGATGCAAGGACATTGATCCCCGACGTGGAGCGATTGCACCTTTATGCAAGTTCCACGAGCAAGTTCTCCATCGCTCTCCCCACGCTTTGGTTAATCTTCTTCTTAGTCACAGCACATCTTTAA
- the hjv gene encoding hemojuvelin isoform X3, protein MIQHRCPKTGPTSRPRPQAPLSSHDGPPAGDSCNYNRSFYFREGRLPSYFHCGVFGDPHIRTFQDDFQTCRVKGAWPLIDNNYLYVQVTSAHVAKGSNATALTEITIIFKNFKECIDQRIYQAEINNVPAAFNDGSTNGGNRRGGNSLTIGGQPYGQHIEIRAVYIGTTIIVRQSGGFLAFSIRTPQEVAHSFPEEQDLQLCLSGCPSSHRLPRYPPLSSASSLQAAKLKCGSELPKEDIYFQACVFDVVTTGDTNVTRTFAEALEDARTLIPDVERLHLYASSTSKFSIALPTLWLIFFLVTAHL, encoded by the exons ATGATCCAGCACCGCTGCCCCAAGACCGGGCCCACCTCCCGACCAAGGCCCCAGGCTCCGCTTTCCAGCCACGACGGGCCCCCAGCAGGGGACAGCTGCAATTACAACAGGAGCTTCTACTTCCGCGAGGGCCGGCTGCCTTCCTATTTCCACTGTGGGGTCTTTGGGGACCCCCATATCAGGACCTTCCAGGATGACTTCCAGACCTGCAGAGTCAAAGGCGCCTGGCCCCTCATAGATAACAACTATCTGTACGTGCAGGTCACCAGTGCCCACGTGGCGAAGGGGTCCAATGCCACGGCACTCACTGAG ATCACCATCATCTTCAAGAACTTCAAGGAGTGCATCGACCAGCGGATCTACCAGGCGGAGATCAACAATGTCCCTGCGGCCTTTAACGATGGGTCGACCAACGGGGGCAATCGGAGGGGCGGAAACAGCCTGACCATCGGGGGTCAGCCTTACGGACAGCACATCGAGATCCGGGCGGTCTACATCGGGACTACCATCATAGTGCGGCAGAGTGGGGGCTTCCTCGCCTTCTCCATCCGCACGCCCCAGGAGGTGGCCCACTCCTTCCCCGAGGAACAGGACCTCCAGCTCTGCTTGAGCGGCTGTCCCTCTTCCCACAGGCTTCCCCGCTACCCACCGCTATCTTCTGCGTCAAGCCTGCAGGCGGCCAAGCTGAAGTGTGGCAGCGAGCTGCCCAAAGAGGACATTTATTTCCAGGCGTGCGTTTTCGACGTGGTGACCACCGGGGACACAAATGTCACGAGGACCTTTGCCGAAGCTTTGGAGGATGCAAGGACATTGATCCCCGACGTGGAGCGATTGCACCTTTATGCAAGTTCCACGAGCAAGTTCTCCATCGCTCTCCCCACGCTTTGGTTAATCTTCTTCTTAGTCACAGCACATCTTTAA
- the LOC121309931 gene encoding thioredoxin-interacting protein-like, with the protein MVVMTKKMKNFEVVFSDPSKTYSSGDKVAGRVLVEVAEVTKVTAVRVIGIGCAKVEYAKGKQRCREDVDYLRYEDTVTLDDQPADADGSVILRPGKKYEYKFGFELPQQGQLVSSYKGKFGSVQYYVKAFLERPSQPLLETRTNFEVVEPIDVNTPDLMSPATGTKGKKVTCMFISDGQVSLNAKIDRRGFCQGEDITIDADFENSCSRIVVPKAAIIAKHTYQANGRTKVFQQKLSSVRGNHIISGMCETWRGKTIRVPKIKPSILACNIIRVEYFLMIYIHIPGSDKLVLELPLVIGTIPYSGCSSRTNSMSSQEGSSANNSWVSLRLPEAPPSYCDIAKDCRMESPTTPLLDDYDGSDSPLFMSAPQFQFCPPPAYSEADEDCNDNAL; encoded by the exons aTGGTTGTGATGACAAAGAAGATGAAGAACTTCGAGGTGGTTTTCAGCGACCCCAGCAAGACTTACTCGAGCGGAGATAAAGTGGCCGGGCGGGTTTTGGTGGAGGTCGCCGAGGTGACCAAGGTGACAGCGGTGCGAGTGATCGGCATAGGCTGCGCCAAAGTGGAGTACGCCAAGGGCAAGCAGCGCTGCCGTGAAGACGTGGACTACCTCCGCTACGAGGACACGGTCACCCTGGATGACCAGCCAGCAG atGCCGATGGTTCAGTGATACTGAGACCCGGGAAGAAATACGAGTACAAATTTGGATTTGAGCTTCCACAGCAAGG GCAGCTGGTCTCCTCCTATAAGGGGAAGTTTGGCAGCGTACAATACTACGTCAAAGCCTTTCTGGAGCGTCCCAGTCAACCGTTACTGGAAACCAGGACCAACTTCGAAGTTGTGGAGCCCATTGACGTCAACACACCAGACTTGATG TCACCCGCCACTGGGACTAAAGGAAAGAAGGTGACTTGCATGTTCATTTCAGACGGACAGGTGTCACTCAATGCCAAAATCGACAGGCGAGGCTTTTGTCAAG GAGAGGACATCACGATCGATGCGGACTTTGAAAACTCCTGCTCTCGCATTGTGGTGCCCAAAGCGGCCATCATTGCCAAGCACACCTACCAGGCCAACGGGCGCACCAAAGTCTTCCAGCAGAAGCTGTCCTCCGTCCGGGGGAACCACATCATCTCGGGCATGTGCGAAACCTGGAGGGGCAAGACCATTCGCGTGCCCAAGATCAAGCCCTCTATCCTGGCGTGCAACATTATCCGGGTGGAATACTTCCTCATG ATCTACATCCACATCCCTGGCTCAGACAAGCTGGTCCTGGAGCTGCCTCTGGTCATCGGCACGATCCCATACAGTGGCTGCAGCAGCCGCACCAACAGCATGAGCAGCCAGGAGGGCAGCAGCGCCAACAACAGCTGGGTGTCCCTTCGCCTCCCTGAAGCGCCTCCAAGTTACTGTGACATCGCCAAAGACTGCCGCATGGAGAGCCCTACCACGCCACTGCTGGACGACTACGATGGCAGCGACAGCCCTCTCTTCATGTCAGCACCGCAGTTCCAGTTCTGTCCACCCCCAGCCTACTCTGAG gCTGACGAAGACTGCAATGACAACGCTCTGTAG